AGGCATCCAAGTTGAGACTTCGTGAGGCTTGAATACCAGACTGGGCAAGCATATTCAATAGTTGGTCTAACATACATAATATATACACTCAACAAATCATCAGTAGAAGTGCAGCACCGTTTTAATTGGCGCAGAAGGTACATTTTATAGTTGAAGGCTTTGCACATTGAacttatctgggcccaatttcatagagctgcttaagcaaaaaattttgcttaagcaaaaaatttattgcttagtaaaatcagattaccagtcaagactccattcaattgtaatgctaagtaaacaacagcttaatactagtcataagcaatgtatatgtgtaaaataagcgagctattttcgtgcttaagcaaattttttgcttaagcagtttatgaaattggcccctgggtaTCCCATTTAAGATTACTCTGTAGATGAACCCCAAGAATTTTCATACAGCTTGTGTTAGTGATGGCTGAATTACCAATATGGAAACTAGGTGGTACAGCTGGGGTGCGTTGGAAACAAATACTCAAAGCTTGACACTTGGGAGGATTGATTTTCATGTTGTTAGTGTCAGCCCACTGTTGGAGACAGTCTAATTCGTTTTGCAAACCAATAGCATTCTCAGAGTTTTTAAAAGACTGGCTAAGGGTCATGTCATCTACATACTTATAGTGAGTAACCTCTTGATGATCAGTGACAAAATCATTCAACATGACCAAAAAGGCGATCGGTCCAATTTTGGTACCTTGTGGGACACCGGCTTTGACGGTTTCCCAGTTTGAAAGTGTCCCATTATACCGCACTGCCTGTGAACAAGAAGATAAAAAACtacaaatccatggtaaaaTAGAGATTCTCACACCTAAATGAATGAACTTTTCAATTAAAATGTGATGGTCAATACGATCAAAAGCTTTACTAAAATCAGTAGTAATCAAGGCAGCAGAATGCTTAGAAACATCAATGGCCTTTTGAATGTCATCCAAAAGTTTGACTAAATAATGGGTCTGACATAACCCTTAAAGATGGTATTGAGGTCAAATAatgacattttgaaatgttttaatgtCTTCATGAGATGGAGTCGGCCATTTGCTTTCTTAAGAATGTCTTTGACGTGAGTATCCCATTTCAAGTTCTTGGTCACTTGTAGTCCGAGGATCTTGACGGTTTCAACTTGTTGAAGTGGGACACCATTGATAGTGAGTGGAAGTTGTGTTGGGGGGTTCTTAGCAAAAGTGACTTCCATAGAAGCACACTTACTAGCATTCAGTttcatgttattgttgttaACCCACTCATCAAGATTATCAAGTTCATGCTGGAGTGTTACGATTGCTTTGCCCAACCAGTGTTAGGTCGTCGACATACTTTAGCGCTGTAGTCTGGGTGTTGTCTGCTGCATCGTTGACAAGTGCTAGGAATGCAAGGGGGCCAAGACATGTTCCTTTGCGGGACTCCACCTTTGAGTGTTTTCCAGTCGCTGGTTTCCCCATGGTATCGGACACACTGATCTCTAGAGCTCAGAAAACTAGCTATCTATGTTGTTATTTAAGGGCGAGCACCTAATTCTACGAGCTTGTTGATAAGTATGGTGTGGTTAACACAGTCAAATGCTTTGCTGAAGTCTGTTATGACAACTGTGCTAACGTTGCTTGGGTGGTCACCGTATTTATCTGTCAGAGGATCGCTAAGTTCACAGGCAAACTCCCGTACTATTCTGGCAGAGATGCCATCTGGTCCACTAGATTTCCCCAACTTTATCTTCTTGAGTGCTGCATAGACCTGGTAGTTGTGTACCAAAGGGGCCGGAAGAGGGTCAGGGCAGTACGCAGCTAATTCTGAGGTGGAGAGTGGCTTGAGGTGATAAGACGGAGCAAAAATAGTCGTTGAAGCTATTTGCCACATCTTTAGGGTGACCTGCATTAACACCTGGAGGAGGGTTGATGGTTGTATCTTTCTTGTCCATTGTCATGATTTTGATGTGTTTGTACCATTCAGCTAGATTTGATTTCTTGTGTTGCTGTACTCGATTCTTTTAGTAgtgttccttgttttgtttaattgttcgGCATACCTTATTACGAAGCTGTTTCCATTTTGAAGAGCGGAGTTCGGTGTGGAATAGTTGCTGTCTTTGGAGGATGAGGCTTTTTGTGTATGCAGTTATCCATGGTTTATCCTTTGAGTGGACCTTGATTGTCTTTGTCGGGAAGTGAGTGTTAATTGCCTCCTGCAGAATAGCATAAAATGCTGTGCATTTATCTGTAGCACTTGATTTGCTGTAAACCTCCCAGTCATGGTTAGCAATCCATGAACCAAAGTCACGGATTGATGAGTCCTTCATGGGTCGGACGACTCGGGAGAATGTTGTGTTACCAGAAGGTCTTTGTTTTGGAGTCCAGAGAACAGTCGAGTGATCACTTGCTCCAAGTGGAGAGCAGGTAGCCGGGGTATGATAATGCTTGAAAACATTTGTAATTATCTTATCGAGAACTACTCAATTGCGAGTCTGGTCCTTGACCATTTGGTTAAATTCAGTTCCTGAGCATAGTTCTCTTAAATCAAGAGTCCGTTAGTATCACCCAAAATAGTGATACCTGCGTGGGGATGGTTTAATTGGATGAAGTCAATACCATCCAATAGATGATCCATCAGGTCTCGCTCAAAGGGATTGCCAGGTGGTGAGTATACTGCAGCATAAAAGAGCACAGGCGTTTCTCGGGGTAGACGGTTGGGTCTCACTTTCATCCATACAACTTCAAGATGGTTGGGAACCTTGATGTCAACAGACTGGGGGTAGAGGTTGTCCCGCACATACAATGCCACTCCTCCACCACGTTGCTGAATCCTCGACTTTGTTGCAAGGGTAAATCCATCAATTTCAAACAATTCAATTGGTGTGCTAGAGCTGAACCAAGTTTCCGATATGGCAGCTATGTCTATGTTGTATAAACAAGCGAGGTCCTTTAAACCGACAACGCATACAACACAGTGCAGCTAACTTAAGAACCATTGTAAACATGAATTGCAGTAGGGACAAAGGAgttgttgtagcattgtgtccaagGAGATCCTCCCGCCGACGACTTAATAAAAACTTAGGGTACATGGGATGGGATGGGTCAGACAGGATCATGTTCACCTTATTATCTTGGTCATAATAAAGTGCCTCTGGGCTGTGTAGTTCGGCTCTGGTTGATTTTCTAGCTTGCTTTTATTTGATAAACACTGTATCTATCAAACATTGTTTGCTTTTCTCAACTCAAGTCAATCATAAAAAATGTTCAAACGTCACAGCATTGGTTGTGATCAATACAAGGTTTTTATGGCAGTCAAACTGTATgtcatgaaattgaatggttattGCTATTTCAGGGGTATAAATGAGTACCTGTGATGGTTtaaaaaagccttctgagcaccacagcagctcagactgtatactcccaaagggagctgagaaaaagccttctgagcatcacagcagctcagactgtatactcccaaagggagctgagaaaaagccttctgagcaccacatcaGCCCAGACTGtgtactcccaaagggagctgagaaaaagccttctgagcaccatagcagctcagactgtatactcccaaagggagctgagaaaaagccttctgagcaccacaacagctcagactgtatactcccaaagggagctgataaaaagccttctgagcaccacagcagctcagactgtatactcccaaagggagctgagaaaaagccatctgagcaccacagcagctcagactgtatactcccaaagggagctgagaaaaagccttctgagcaccacagcagctcaggctgtatactcccaaagggagctgagaaaaagccttttgagcaccacagcagctcagactgtatactcccaaagggagctgagaaaaagccttctgagcaccacagcagctcagactgtatactcccaaagggagctgagaaaaagccttttgagcaccacagcagctcagactgtatactcccaaagggagctgagaaaaagccttctgagcaccacagcagctcaggctgtatactcccaaagggagctgagaaaaagccttttgagcaccacagcagctcagactgtatactcccaaagggagctgagaaaaagccttttgagcaccacagcagctcagactgtatactcccaaagggagctgagaaaaagccttctgttcaccacagcagctcagactgtatactcccaaagggagctgagaaaaagccttctgagcaccacagcagctcagactgtatattcccaaagggagctgagaaaaagccttcttagcaccacagcagctcagactgtatactcccaaagggagctgagaaaaagccttcttaGCACCACAGCAGCCCAGACTggatactcccaaagggagctgggAAAGATTAAATGAATACAATGACCAGGCCATTAATATGAAGTACATTGAGATGgtgttgtgaaatgcgctttataacaACTTGCTATTATATCTAGTATTATTCAACATTAATTCACTGAACCTCTTCTTGTTATTTCCAGGTCAGGTTTTAGCCGAGAAACATTTCCGATCTAAATTTGCTCCGATCAGCGTTGCAGTTGCTCAGTTCTGTGTCCAGAAGTTGCACATCAAGGTTGTACCTGCCGTTTGAATCTTCCTGGATGCAAAGGAGAAAGTATAGTAAGGACATTTTGGTTATTCTTCTTTCTAAAGACAGTCTCTTGAGGTTGACTAAAGCAAGTTAGTTGAAACAATGAGACAgattaaaaactcactccgcatTATTAAAGTTAATAACTATCTACTAAAagttaaagtagtagtcccggctgaATTTCTAGCTTCTGCCCAGCTAgtagaactaagaagtctcccaaGTTTTGAGAATCTACTTtggggtagtagaatataaaacaaGAGTTGAAAATATGGTTTGGTTCGGCATTTGAGACTTCTCAGCCTCCTTCCAGATCTTATCTCTGGAATATCATTTCTGTAATGGAAACATTTCTGTAACGGATCAGTATTGCTTGTAAACAAGGAACTTAATGAACAAAGACTTGTTTTTATCCCTTTGTGGTTGTTGGTTACGATGACTTGGGAAataaaaatggctttaggattgttggttatgaggacttgggaaatcaaaacgactttaggattgttggttttaaggacttgggaaatcaaaatggctttaggattgttggttatgatgacttgggaaatcaaaatggctttaggattgttggttatgaggacttgggaaatcaaaatggcttcaggattgttggttatgaggacttgggaaatcaaaatggctttaggattgttggttatgaggacttgggaaatcaaaatggctttaggattgttggttatgaggacttgggaaatcaaaatggctttaggattgttggttttgaggacttgggaaatcaaaatggctttaggatttttggttttgaggacttgggaaatcaaaatggctttaggattgttggttacgaggacttgggaaatcaaaatggctttaggattgttggttatgaggacttgggaaatcaaaatggctttaggattgttggttatgaggacttgggaaatcaaaatggctttaggattgttggttttgaggacttgggaaatcaaaacgacttaaggattgttggttttgaggacttgggaaatcaaaacgactctaggattgttggttatgaggacttgggaaatcaaaacgaatcaggattgttggttttgagaacttgggaaatcaaaacgaatcaggattgttggttttgagaacttggaaaatcaaaatggctttaggattgttggttttgaggacttgggaaatcaaaacgactttaggattgttggttttgaggacttgggaaatcaaaacaactttaggattgttggttttgaggacacTGAAGTTCATTGTCATCACACTGTAGCCTACTACAGTACGTTGTACATTCACTGTGTATTGTTGTACACTCATGGAGTTGtttacaccatgtacactgcCAAGTTCATTCTTAAAACAGCCCAGACAACTGTTCAACACATAGACGTGCAGTATCGCTAGctccatgacctttgacactgaaGTTCGTTGTCAACATACAGTACTGCAGTACGTTGTATGTTGTATAGGTATATTAATCCAGCAACTGTGGACACACCCCGCTCAGTACACAGTACAAACTTGCTACGTAGGTGTTTGTGTGACTGTATTTGTTGGTGGTGTTTTTGTGACTGTATTTGTTGCGACATAATCCTACATTCTACCAGGAAATAAGAGACTGTTGTAAACTCAGTGAACATCCTGACAGGATTGCAGACGTATCTTGGACATCTTTTTGAACAGTACTAAGTGCTTAGGTGAGTACAGATCACAAACTGATTCAACTTTGCTAAAATACTCTGGCAGCTTACTTAAAACAGGCCTAAGATTGTATACAAATACCACTTAATTTGTGCagtgtataatttgtttgtaatttgcaGCCTAGATGATAATGATTTTATCTTTGGTTTACATTTAAAAGTTTTGTACAATTAACACGACTGCATGGTTTCTCAAATCACTCATGGTAGAAATCTGTTTCCTAGCTCCATGATTGACTCAGATTAGAATGAATTTACCGTTCAATGCAATGGAAGTAATGGCTGGTTATTAAGGGTCATTCTTCTCAATTGGTTGCAACATTTTCTAAGACTTGAATTCAGTGTTATGAACAAAAAGAGACGATATCCCAATAATTAAATAATCAACAGCAATTTCCCATGCAAAGGACTTGTCTCAtttattgttcatgtttttacctttaagggaaggtattgTTTGATTATCAATCTTAAAGGTAGTGGTGATCAAAACTTGTTTGACATCTTTGGCATTAATAGGCCCTACTTCAGACATTTTTTATCTTTGTTGATTTAAAGGACTTGGGATGCGACTCaaccaatacgcctctcttaatacttaaatgcatgacgtcataattcttacccaaaatgaggctaagggcgcacttcccccatcacttgcagtggctgcgcacatcgcctcgttttgagttagcaatgtgacgtacctcatgcataaatattaagagaggcgtatagactTTGAAAATCAATATATTGCCTGTTGCCATAGTAACATGCCAATTAGTGTTTAGGTCATTCTTTGCATATCTGGGGTCTTAAAGGTTCTGTGTATTTTTTGTAGGTCCAacgacacaatgtccacagatctacattaaacttacacggtttaaagctaatgatggtagaaagctccccTTAAAATAGTTCTTGCTGAGAAtttgtagtttctgagaaattaGAAGAAAAttaatcacaaacaaattattttcagttCTGCTTATTTCCAGCAAAATTCAAGAATATTGTAAATGCTTGCACTTTAGTGTTCACAGCTATTTAATCAGAAAGACTCAATTTCActagttcatattattatattttgtgtCCCCAATATTCAGTGTCGAACCAATGAGTCCCAAATCCAATTGgtattaaattatttgtaaactgACTAAATAGATGCTTATGGTTGTTTAAAAGCTGATTGAAAATTGCTACATCAAAGAAATCTTCATGTTCACTTAGAATGTTTTAACATTCTAAGTGAACATgaagatttgacattgaatgatgaaatattaaaatgttttattacatTCCCATTTGTACAATACATGGTTCAAATTGATGTAGAATAGCAAGAGCCGTTCAAGCAAACTGAATGTTAACTATTTTGatttggggtttgaacaaagacaaatttaggcCTACtcagagtgggacttgaaccaacgacccctggagtgcattttggcgaccccaaccaaaaactgtttctgatgTCACAACCAAAACGGtcaccgagctcacaactcggttgacgttcagtctgaacagcagaaccaacgaccaacaaccgaaacggtttttggttggggtcgccaaaacgcactcctggatATATGtcctggcgctctaccaactatagctgactggctatgagctgactggctatgagctgactggctatgagctgactggctatgagctgactggctatgagctgactggctatgagctgactggctatgagctgactggctatgagctgactggctatgagctgactggctatgagctgactggctatgagctgactggctatgagctgactggctatgagctgactggctatgagctgactggctatgagctgactggattgcatggttggcttgtgcgtataGCGCTCACCTCTCACCAAGATGActctggttcgattcccggtcggggccatatgtgagttgagttgtgcgtttgttctttgctgtgccacgagggttttccagaccattcggttttcctccctcgggaaaaatcgaacactttcgatcttggttgtgctccgtggtcataatgggttgatgtggctggcagccaaaggcacccatgcatgccagcttctcgaacacgttgtagccgcatcctttgcaattcagctcttacatgcagctgcgagtaaggatgattagcacCCCAAATTATTATCTAGCCCTGTGTTGTCAGTCTCTCTATgttggctagatagctcagttggtctaCGGAGCACTgccatgttaatctggaggtccatggttcgagtcccactctagtgaTAATGTTTGTTCAAAACTAAATCAATTGAAATTTAtccggtcagtttcccttgtggtttataatatttgattaatgagtttgttattttttttttattcagatcaAAATGGCATTTTCTAAACCAGCACAAGGTTCAGCTCTAGAGAATATCCGAAAGGATTATCTGGAGTGCAGTATTTGTCAAGAGGAGTACACGGAACCCAAACTACTAGACTGTCTTCACagcttctgtaaacactgtttacttGAATATCACACTACCAACTACAAAGATGCAAAGATGCTTATTTGTCCTTTGTGTCGAAAGGAGACACAACTTCCTGAGACGGGTGTTGAAGATTTCAAGAGTAACTTCATTTTAACTGGTCTTGCAGGTCAACTGGAGCAGGTCAGTTCACTTGAACACAGCAAGTTGGTCTGTAATTTATGTGAGGAAAAAAACAAGGCAACACATTTCTGTTATGACTGCCCCATGTTTATTTGTGCAAACTGCTACAAAATGCACAAGAAATTTCCCTCGTTGTTAAGCCATACAGTAGCTACTTTGAAAGATGTTAGAGATGGGAAAACTGCAATGAAAAAGACAAAACCCAAACGCCATCCAGAATGCCAAACTCATGAAGGTGAAGTGATGAGGTTCTACTGTACAACatgtgatgtgatgatttgtAGAGATTGTACTGTCATAGGTCACTGTAAACCACAACATGAGTATATTGAATGCAACCAAGCCTCATCCACATACAAACAGTCATTGACTCAACTCTTTACTCCCCTTGAAGAAACCATGAAGAAGCTTCAACAATCTCAAGCAACTGCCTCCACAATGAAAGACAACCTAAACATTGCAGCTAAGAGAACCATGGCAGAGGTGAAGAACAGAGCGGATGAGATCAGGGCTGAGGTAACAGCTCAAGAGAGTCGCATCATGGATGAAATACAAACCATCCTTAAAGATCGGAACAAGAAATTGGAGGAATTTGAGCAAGCAGTGAGTGTGAACTTGCAGCAAATACAGCAATCACTACAGAGCGCCAAAGACATCAGCAAGAATTCATCAATGCCTGACTTCCTTGCAAGCTATCCAACAATCAGTAAGGACTTGAAATTACTTGGAGATCTAAATCAACCCAAGATAGATTCGACCCTTGACCATCTGGGATTCACTCCAGGGGTTTGTAAAACTTCCCTAGGTAATCTGATTATGAAGGAGCCTACGAAGGAGTCAAGGTGGGAGCTTTGTTTGAATTTTAATGCTGGAATCAATTGGGCTGTGGATATTGATGCCTCTGTACCTGGGGATGAGATGGCAGTGGCAGACttagggaataaaagagtggcaaTCTACGACACTAAGGGACACCAGAAGAAATCTATCACACTATCAAGCTGTAAGTTCCCTACAATTCTTTTAGTCAGAGGTATATTGTTGTAAATCTCAGATGACACTTTGCAAAAGGTACTCTTGGTTGGTTATCAGGGTGAGAGTCAAAAAGTATTCAATGAAAATAAGGATTTAATCCACTCCATTACCACAATCAAATCTGAGAAATATTTATCAAACATTGTTTGCTTTTCTCAACTCAAGTCAATCATTAAAATGTTCAAACATCACAGCATTGGTTGTGATCAATACAaggtttccatggtagtcaaactgtatgtcatgaaattgaatggttcttGCTATTTCACTGTACCTTGTAGACTAGGACTACATTCATCTGCTGCATGATCACTAAATCCACTCTGCTGCTGTCATTCTTAATAATTGACATTCCACTAATTAACACCAACAAAAGCAGCTTAATaccaaattaatgttaaataaataaattattaaataaataaaataattattttggtgaaaacagaaaagaagagttaaaaagaaagaattcaatactattttgttcttGATTAATAGTAACCTTGCTAATATGaacaaagttttgtttattgttctaCTGTATGTCATTGTTACATGTCATTGTTACATGTATGATTGTGAATTGGAAGCAACATACAACGAGCTTTTACAACCCAGGaaacattcaattaaaaaatcatctctttttaattttttttacaaaaatcaaattattgtaaattgtgttgcaaatgaatattcattcattATATTGGGTTCTATCcgtttgtttatctgttttccAGGGCCTCAGGCTGTTGCTGCATTCCAGAATCAGTTAGTGATTGTAGATAAGACCAACTCTGTCAAGATGTACAATAGGAATGGCAACAAGATGTTTGAATTCCACACAGTGCCTCATAGT
Above is a genomic segment from Asterias amurensis chromosome 6, ASM3211899v1 containing:
- the LOC139939062 gene encoding E3 ubiquitin-protein ligase TRIM33-like yields the protein MAFSKPAQGSALENIRKDYLECSICQEEYTEPKLLDCLHSFCKHCLLEYHTTNYKDAKMLICPLCRKETQLPETGVEDFKSNFILTGLAGQLEQVSSLEHSKLVCNLCEEKNKATHFCYDCPMFICANCYKMHKKFPSLLSHTVATLKDVRDGKTAMKKTKPKRHPECQTHEGEVMRFYCTTCDVMICRDCTVIGHCKPQHEYIECNQASSTYKQSLTQLFTPLEETMKKLQQSQATASTMKDNLNIAAKRTMAEVKNRADEIRAEVTAQESRIMDEIQTILKDRNKKLEEFEQAVSVNLQQIQQSLQSAKDISKNSSMPDFLASYPTISKDLKLLGDLNQPKIDSTLDHLGFTPGVCKTSLGNLIMKEPTKESRWELCLNFNAGINWAVDIDASVPGDEMAVADLGNKRVAIYDTKGHQKKSITLSSWPQAVAAFQNQLVIVDKTNSVKMYNRNGNKMFEFHTVPHSEVGKTSVNLCSVAIIKDTIMVGDVKRSVITKHRSSDGSLIDTVSVQTQPHYLAIDSKDRVVVSGGNRQQVDIVDITGTTLFSINPKINSQQVKSCRGVCCDSSSIYIAVENGVGTGHIHQYDTQGRFLSCIAQGLYDPQGISLTSDGQQLAVADNKSVKIYKKVY